Proteins found in one Planctomycetes bacterium MalM25 genomic segment:
- the thcD gene encoding Rhodocoxin reductase, with translation MSGPHCVVVGAGHAAAQLCASLVQAKWPGRVTVIGDEPHAPYHRPPLSKTQLDASREQPLQAIRPDAFYDDNGIELLLGNRVDAIDRDAKHVRVGDRTIDYDALVLATGSTHHKPPIAGVEHPRVLTLQTAQQAAVVRRLAADAHSAVIIGAGFIGLEVASSLRKLRLEVTVLELAERVLSRVTCPEVSAFFARLHRDHGVDLRTGVAAEGIEERGGRLSVATKGGDAFPADFVVIGAGATPNVKLALDAGLEVDNGVVVNEFNQTSDPAVYAVGDCCNQHQPRYGARMRLESVQNANDQAKTVAAALAGEPRPHDALPWFWSDQYDVKLQIAGVSTGYDQLVLRGDPESGPPFSAWYLKDGRLLAVDAINDPRAYAVASRLIPARKRPDLAQVADPGADLKMVLNTAQES, from the coding sequence ATGAGCGGGCCGCACTGCGTCGTCGTTGGGGCGGGCCACGCCGCCGCTCAGCTGTGCGCGTCACTCGTGCAGGCGAAGTGGCCCGGGCGGGTGACCGTCATCGGCGACGAGCCGCACGCGCCCTACCACCGTCCGCCGCTGTCGAAGACTCAGCTCGACGCCTCCCGCGAGCAGCCGCTCCAGGCGATTCGCCCCGACGCGTTCTACGACGACAACGGGATTGAGCTGCTGCTCGGCAATCGCGTCGACGCGATCGATCGCGACGCGAAGCACGTGCGAGTCGGCGACCGGACGATCGACTACGACGCCTTGGTCTTGGCGACCGGCTCGACGCACCACAAGCCACCGATCGCCGGCGTCGAGCACCCACGGGTGCTCACCCTGCAAACGGCGCAGCAAGCCGCCGTGGTGCGTCGCCTGGCCGCCGACGCGCACTCCGCGGTGATCATCGGCGCCGGATTTATCGGCTTGGAAGTCGCGTCGTCGCTGCGGAAGCTCCGTCTGGAAGTGACCGTGCTCGAGCTCGCCGAGCGGGTGCTGTCCCGCGTGACGTGCCCCGAGGTCTCGGCGTTCTTCGCGCGGTTGCATCGCGATCACGGCGTCGACTTGCGGACGGGCGTCGCCGCGGAGGGGATCGAGGAGCGGGGCGGCCGCTTGAGCGTCGCCACGAAGGGGGGCGACGCTTTCCCGGCCGACTTCGTGGTCATCGGCGCCGGCGCCACGCCGAACGTGAAACTCGCCCTCGACGCCGGCCTGGAGGTCGATAACGGGGTGGTGGTCAACGAGTTCAACCAGACCTCCGACCCGGCGGTGTACGCGGTGGGCGATTGCTGCAACCAGCACCAACCACGGTACGGGGCGCGGATGCGGCTCGAATCCGTGCAGAACGCAAACGACCAAGCGAAGACCGTCGCCGCCGCCCTCGCCGGCGAGCCGCGCCCGCACGACGCTTTGCCCTGGTTCTGGTCCGACCAGTACGACGTGAAGCTGCAGATCGCCGGCGTCTCGACCGGGTACGATCAGCTGGTTCTGCGTGGCGACCCGGAGAGTGGTCCCCCCTTCTCGGCCTGGTACCTGAAGGATGGTCGCCTGTTGGCGGTCGATGCGATCAACGACCCGCGCGCCTACGCCGTCGCCAGCCGGCTGATCCCCGCCCGCAAGAGGCCTGACCTGGCGCAGGTCGCCGACCCGGGCGCCGATCTCAAAATGGTTCTCAACACCGCTCAGGAGTCTTGA
- the kdgK_1 gene encoding 2-dehydro-3-deoxygluconokinase produces MATLTLRDADSCRYDLVSLGEVMLRLDPGPGRVRTARRFTAWEGGGEYNVARGMRRCFGKRTAIITALADNEVGRLVEDLMLQGGVDVSHVRWAPYDGVGRGVRNGLNFTERGYGVRGAVGCSDRGMTAVAQLQPGEIDWKSIFLDQGARWFHTGGVFAALSDTSPAVAKEALTAAREAGVVTSYDLNYRPSLWKANGGAERAQQVNKELAPLVDVMFGNEEDFTACLGLSVEGVDEGLSHLPIEGYKRMIEKASATYPNFKAIATTLRTVHSASNNDWGALCWSAGECFEATHRTGLEIFDRVGGGDSFASGLIYGLMQGYGAERAVEYGAAHGALAMTTPGDTSMASLAEVEKLVGGGSARVDR; encoded by the coding sequence ATGGCGACCCTCACTCTCCGCGACGCCGACTCATGCCGCTACGACCTGGTCTCGCTGGGCGAGGTGATGCTCCGGCTTGACCCCGGGCCCGGCCGCGTCCGCACCGCGCGCCGCTTCACCGCTTGGGAAGGCGGAGGCGAGTACAACGTCGCCCGCGGGATGCGTCGCTGCTTCGGCAAGCGAACGGCGATCATCACCGCGCTGGCCGACAACGAGGTCGGCCGTCTGGTCGAGGATCTCATGCTCCAGGGCGGGGTCGACGTGAGCCACGTGCGATGGGCCCCCTACGACGGCGTCGGCCGCGGCGTCCGCAACGGGCTCAACTTCACCGAACGCGGCTACGGCGTCCGCGGCGCCGTGGGCTGCAGCGACCGGGGCATGACGGCCGTCGCCCAACTACAGCCGGGCGAGATCGATTGGAAGTCGATTTTCCTGGACCAGGGCGCCCGCTGGTTCCATACGGGGGGCGTCTTCGCCGCGCTGTCCGACACGAGCCCCGCCGTCGCGAAGGAAGCGCTCACCGCCGCCCGCGAGGCGGGCGTCGTCACGTCGTACGACCTGAACTACCGCCCCTCGCTGTGGAAAGCGAACGGCGGCGCCGAGCGGGCGCAGCAGGTGAACAAGGAACTGGCCCCGCTGGTCGATGTGATGTTCGGCAACGAAGAGGACTTCACCGCGTGCCTCGGCTTGTCGGTTGAAGGCGTCGACGAGGGGCTCTCGCACCTGCCGATCGAAGGCTACAAGCGGATGATCGAGAAGGCGTCCGCCACCTATCCGAACTTCAAAGCCATCGCCACCACGCTCCGCACCGTCCACTCCGCGAGCAACAACGACTGGGGCGCGCTCTGCTGGTCGGCCGGCGAGTGCTTCGAGGCGACCCACCGCACCGGCCTGGAGATCTTCGACCGCGTCGGCGGCGGCGACAGCTTCGCCTCGGGCCTGATCTACGGGCTCATGCAGGGCTACGGCGCCGAGCGGGCCGTTGAGTACGGCGCCGCGCACGGCGCCCTGGCGATGACCACCCCGGGCGACACCTCGATGGCGAGCCTCGCCGAGGTCGAGAAGCTGGTCGGCGGCGGCTCGGCACGTGTGGATCGCTGA
- a CDS encoding Glycosyl hydrolases family 43 has translation MTIRLALVAALAFVWLDAGVAREPKVFPYGEVPEEKPEMPLSKAMDRVYEGSYTGLDCARNELFSNFKYTPLKGFDYHGHDGTVSRRDATKVIRVDGKYYVWYTHRETPTPPDYDGGANETIPSRDWDLAEIWYATSDDGFVWEEQGVAVKRMEKPHAGWRSVSTPDILIWKGKYYLYYQAYLEMPGSRTSSATNGDDCPVSVSVADSPNGPWKPSNKIVVENGPPGSWDQYVIHDPYPLVFNDKIYLYYKGEMGGSPPVRAQGLAIAEDPMGPFVKHPLNPVINSGHETSLFPFKSGLAALVSRHGLEHNTIQYSPDGVNFEIAAITGLMPIAPGAHVPDAFTGTKDGRGITWGLCHFRNLKRGEGKSHSMLARFDCDLSLDVHDLEMKESDIFNDPEINFRFGLSDEQRERIEAAARKADE, from the coding sequence GTGACGATCCGATTAGCACTTGTTGCGGCTCTGGCGTTTGTTTGGCTCGACGCAGGCGTGGCTCGGGAACCCAAGGTCTTTCCTTACGGGGAAGTGCCCGAAGAGAAGCCCGAGATGCCGCTCAGCAAGGCCATGGACCGGGTTTACGAGGGCAGCTACACCGGGCTCGATTGCGCTCGCAACGAGCTGTTCTCGAATTTCAAGTACACTCCACTGAAGGGCTTCGATTACCACGGCCACGACGGGACCGTTTCGCGTCGAGACGCGACCAAGGTCATCCGCGTTGATGGCAAGTACTACGTCTGGTACACGCACCGCGAGACGCCCACCCCGCCGGATTACGACGGGGGCGCGAACGAGACGATCCCGTCGCGCGACTGGGACTTGGCCGAAATCTGGTACGCCACCAGCGACGACGGCTTCGTCTGGGAAGAGCAGGGCGTCGCGGTGAAGCGGATGGAGAAGCCGCACGCCGGCTGGCGGTCGGTCTCCACGCCCGACATCCTCATCTGGAAGGGGAAGTACTACCTCTACTACCAGGCCTATCTGGAGATGCCCGGCAGCCGGACGTCGAGCGCGACCAACGGCGATGACTGCCCGGTCTCAGTCTCGGTGGCCGATTCACCGAACGGCCCGTGGAAGCCCTCGAACAAGATCGTGGTCGAGAACGGCCCCCCCGGCTCGTGGGATCAGTACGTGATCCACGACCCGTACCCGCTGGTCTTCAACGACAAGATCTACCTGTACTACAAGGGCGAGATGGGCGGCAGCCCCCCGGTGCGGGCGCAGGGGCTGGCGATCGCCGAGGATCCCATGGGCCCGTTCGTGAAGCACCCCCTCAATCCCGTGATCAACTCGGGCCACGAGACGTCGCTGTTCCCGTTCAAGTCGGGGCTGGCGGCGTTGGTCAGCCGCCACGGGCTGGAGCACAACACGATCCAGTACTCGCCCGACGGCGTGAACTTTGAAATCGCCGCCATCACCGGCCTGATGCCGATCGCCCCGGGCGCTCACGTGCCGGACGCCTTCACAGGAACCAAGGACGGACGCGGCATCACCTGGGGCCTTTGCCACTTCCGCAACCTCAAGCGAGGCGAGGGCAAGAGCCACAGCATGCTCGCCCGCTTCGACTGTGACCTCAGCCTCGACGTCCACGACCTCGAGATGAAGGAGAGCGACATCTTCAACGACCCGGAGATCAACTTCCGTTTCGGCCTCAGCGATGAGCAACGCGAGCGCATCGAAGCCGCCGCCCGCAAAGCGGACGAGTAA
- the bioI gene encoding Biotin biosynthesis cytochrome P450: protein MSDPLDPFREDREADGYKYVEAEGQDVPLVLRLQDVRKTCKDTKTFSNDNPLMIVLHSEAHVRDVRQLPIETDPPDHTEYRKLVEPMFRQPNDPDYQAGMRALVRDMVAQVLAADEVEAVRQFALPLQSRALTRLLGVDESEADLWIGWGVHVFRDGELGPKGSELDQYILAKFEELKDSDADDFFSQLNRIDFRGRKLTLEEKHGFANMAFAGGRDTVINTVSSILAYLYENHEALDFLRGDEKRLVTATEEFVRFVSPLTVISRTCPHAAEILDQPVKEGDRIGLCWPSANRDASVFDRADEVVLDRAPNPHVGFGFGAHNCLGQHQARLIIRSLLAELCEQVERLELVEAVPEMEHESSYSRQVGYKKLRVRFVPKG, encoded by the coding sequence GTGTCCGATCCGCTCGATCCGTTCCGCGAAGACCGCGAGGCCGACGGTTACAAGTACGTCGAGGCGGAGGGGCAGGACGTGCCGCTCGTCTTGCGGCTGCAGGACGTTCGAAAGACGTGCAAGGACACGAAGACCTTCAGCAACGACAACCCGTTGATGATCGTCCTGCACTCCGAGGCCCACGTCCGCGACGTGCGTCAGCTGCCGATCGAGACCGATCCGCCCGATCACACCGAGTATCGCAAGCTGGTCGAGCCGATGTTCCGCCAGCCGAACGACCCTGATTACCAGGCCGGCATGCGCGCTCTGGTGCGGGACATGGTCGCCCAGGTGTTGGCCGCCGACGAGGTCGAGGCGGTGCGCCAATTCGCTCTGCCTTTGCAGTCGCGGGCGCTGACCCGGTTGCTGGGCGTAGACGAGTCGGAGGCCGATCTCTGGATCGGTTGGGGCGTGCACGTCTTCCGCGACGGCGAGCTCGGACCGAAGGGCTCGGAGCTCGACCAGTACATCCTCGCCAAGTTTGAGGAGCTGAAGGACTCCGACGCCGACGACTTCTTCAGCCAGCTGAACCGGATCGACTTCCGCGGACGGAAGCTCACCCTCGAGGAGAAGCACGGTTTCGCGAACATGGCGTTCGCCGGCGGACGTGACACGGTGATCAACACGGTCAGCAGCATTCTCGCCTACCTCTACGAAAACCACGAGGCGCTCGACTTCCTGCGTGGGGATGAGAAGCGGTTGGTGACAGCGACCGAAGAGTTCGTCCGCTTCGTCAGCCCGCTGACGGTCATCTCTCGGACCTGCCCGCACGCCGCGGAGATCCTCGACCAGCCGGTCAAAGAGGGGGACCGCATCGGCCTCTGCTGGCCATCGGCCAACCGCGACGCCTCGGTCTTCGATCGCGCGGACGAGGTCGTGCTAGACCGGGCGCCGAACCCGCACGTCGGTTTCGGCTTCGGGGCGCACAACTGCCTGGGCCAGCACCAGGCCCGCCTGATCATCCGCAGCCTCCTCGCCGAACTGTGCGAGCAGGTCGAGCGTCTCGAACTGGTCGAAGCGGTGCCTGAAATGGAGCACGAGTCGTCGTACTCCCGTCAGGTCGGCTACAAGAAACTGCGTGTGCGTTTCGTTCCAAAAGGCTGA
- the rspA gene encoding Starvation-sensing protein RspA, protein MKVSHIDIALYHVPLAQPLEDAIHGVQREFSLVTVRLTTDDGATGMGYTYAVGKTGGTAIAAMLQDNLAPLIVGEDPRNIERLWKKMWWATHYVGRGGIATFAASAIDVALWDLKSRAANEPLWRYLGGEDNKAEAYGGGIDFHLSIDELLEQTNGFMEAGLNAFKIKVGRESIAEECQRLAAMRGLIGEERKLMVDANMKWSVDQAIKASRAFADYNVYWLEEPTIPDDIEGNRRIETEGPTPVASGENLHTVYEFRRMIAEGGISFPDVDVSNLGGITATMKVAHIAEAHNRNVTTHGIQEMHVNILAAIPNASLLEIHAFRLDEFLVHQLEIVDGYAYASDRPGHGVEIDWERIERCRVGKAAVNTPHRVKPTAMKKTLI, encoded by the coding sequence ATGAAAGTTAGCCACATCGATATCGCGCTCTACCACGTGCCGCTGGCGCAACCCCTGGAGGACGCCATCCACGGCGTGCAACGGGAGTTCTCGCTGGTGACCGTCCGTCTCACGACGGACGACGGCGCGACCGGCATGGGCTACACGTACGCCGTCGGCAAGACGGGCGGCACGGCGATCGCCGCCATGCTCCAGGACAACCTGGCGCCGCTCATCGTGGGCGAGGACCCACGCAACATCGAACGGCTGTGGAAGAAGATGTGGTGGGCAACCCACTACGTCGGCCGCGGCGGCATCGCCACCTTCGCCGCCTCGGCGATCGACGTCGCCCTCTGGGACCTCAAGTCTCGGGCCGCCAACGAGCCCCTCTGGCGTTACCTGGGCGGCGAAGACAACAAGGCCGAAGCCTACGGCGGCGGCATCGACTTCCACCTGTCGATCGACGAGCTGCTCGAGCAAACCAACGGCTTCATGGAAGCGGGGCTGAACGCCTTCAAGATCAAGGTCGGCCGCGAGTCGATCGCCGAAGAGTGCCAGCGTCTGGCCGCCATGCGAGGCCTCATCGGCGAGGAGCGCAAGCTCATGGTCGACGCCAACATGAAGTGGAGCGTCGATCAAGCGATCAAGGCCTCCCGCGCCTTCGCCGACTACAACGTCTACTGGCTCGAAGAGCCGACCATCCCCGACGACATCGAGGGCAACCGCCGCATCGAAACCGAGGGACCGACCCCGGTCGCCTCGGGCGAGAACCTGCACACGGTGTACGAGTTCCGCCGGATGATCGCCGAAGGGGGCATCTCGTTCCCGGACGTCGACGTGTCGAACCTGGGTGGCATCACCGCGACGATGAAGGTCGCCCACATCGCCGAGGCCCACAACCGCAACGTCACGACGCACGGCATCCAAGAGATGCACGTGAACATCCTCGCGGCGATCCCCAACGCCTCGCTGCTGGAGATCCACGCCTTCCGCTTGGACGAGTTCCTCGTCCACCAGCTGGAGATCGTCGACGGCTACGCGTACGCCTCGGACCGCCCGGGCCACGGCGTCGAGATCGACTGGGAGCGGATCGAGCGCTGCCGGGTCGGCAAGGCGGCGGTCAACACGCCGCACCGCGTGAAGCCGACCGCAATGAAGAAGACGCTCATCTGA
- the camB gene encoding Putidaredoxin: MPKVTYITPSGEEKVVADAQGNLMTAAVANQVEGIDGDCGGVCSCATCHVHIDPEWAERVGSATDIETGMLELEDSAGENSRLGCQVELTPELDGLVVRVVGR; the protein is encoded by the coding sequence ATGCCGAAAGTCACCTACATCACCCCGAGCGGCGAAGAGAAAGTGGTCGCCGACGCCCAGGGCAACCTCATGACCGCCGCTGTGGCGAACCAAGTCGAAGGGATCGATGGCGATTGCGGTGGGGTCTGCTCGTGCGCAACCTGCCATGTCCATATCGACCCGGAGTGGGCGGAGCGTGTCGGTTCGGCGACCGACATCGAGACCGGCATGCTGGAGCTGGAAGATAGCGCCGGTGAGAACAGCCGGCTCGGTTGCCAGGTTGAGCTGACGCCCGAGCTGGACGGCTTGGTTGTCCGCGTGGTCGGCCGATGA
- a CDS encoding Glyoxalase/Bleomycin resistance protein/Dioxygenase superfamily protein, which translates to MSTDRQPHPTGRRVAKQHAVWIPIAVACLVTLSPSPVRANPQEAEVGGSQEAQATEPAGKVIGIKYNCVHVLQLEKTLKLYGEILGFKMADAEVLHAKGIEGMLIMKMKANDFTVCLSLPAPGTGDSLRPIGNTNHNHFMLLVDNIVPICDQLKEEGYALENEEYARDKYSFFTGPNGEIIGLTEYK; encoded by the coding sequence ATGTCTACCGATCGACAACCGCATCCCACTGGACGACGCGTCGCCAAACAGCACGCGGTTTGGATCCCGATCGCAGTGGCGTGCCTCGTGACGTTGTCACCGTCGCCCGTTCGAGCCAACCCCCAAGAGGCCGAGGTCGGCGGCTCACAAGAGGCTCAAGCTACCGAGCCGGCCGGGAAAGTCATCGGCATCAAGTACAACTGCGTCCACGTCCTGCAGCTCGAGAAGACCCTCAAGCTCTACGGCGAGATCTTGGGCTTCAAGATGGCGGACGCCGAGGTCCTGCACGCCAAGGGGATCGAGGGGATGCTCATCATGAAGATGAAGGCGAATGACTTCACCGTCTGCCTCTCGCTACCGGCGCCCGGAACGGGCGACAGCCTGCGGCCGATCGGCAACACGAACCACAACCACTTCATGCTGCTGGTCGACAACATCGTCCCGATCTGCGACCAACTAAAAGAAGAGGGCTACGCCTTGGAGAACGAAGAATACGCCCGCGACAAGTACTCCTTCTTCACCGGCCCCAACGGCGAGATCATCGGCCTGACCGAATACAAGTGA
- a CDS encoding Planctomycete cytochrome C: protein MMPNHQDNRPARSLTPLLLAFVSLAGAFPTVGFSAEPKPLSFNLDVRPILSEKCFHCHGPDEESRGSGLRLDVRDEAIDFGAITPHETEESTLLERIDSDDADLLMPPPASKRTLTDKQRAVLRRWIEEGAEYEAHWSLSPLPKETLVPSDRSVWARSDLDHFVEQRLEEAGLAPNLEADRETWLRRVTFDLTGMPPTPAEIDAFLDDQTAKAYERVVDRLLESDAHAERMASEWLDVARYSDSYGYQRDDKRYVWPWRDWVVKSFKRNQPYDEFVTWQLAGDLLPEATREQKLATAFCRLHSHKKEGGVAVEEFRVENVADRTHTFSAAFLGLTMECARCHDHKYDPLTTKEYYELSSFFANLDERGLISYFTDATPTPAMPLPSPKQEERLEATAAKLAEAESQHAAETQRAAERFEAWLATAGPADAKVAGLVTHIQFEENAEEIPEELLHDEDTGFVAVEKKKVSTDKLIAFKNGVAEGMPALVRKPNQLIPGRDGQAVRLTGDDSIVIPKVGQIRRHEPLSVSIWIKPSEIDERAVIFRRSGGWDDAGSRGYALVKRGARLRANLVHFWPGNAIAVETDDLLKPDEWRHITFTYDGSSQAAGLKIYVDGEDATAHVVQDHLTRDASNWRGGYLDLAIGTRYRDRGFKEGVVDDFRVYDRCLSPIEVRHALDEESLTAALAAEETSTQQRDQLLEYYLAAIDEPLRSTRAALSAARKAANDAMDAIPAITVMREQPEPRPAYVLERGVYDSHGEEVTAGTPASLPPFPADASRNRLGLAQWLLDPDHPLTARVVVNRYWQMLFGEGLVRTPEDFGSQGAPPTHPELLDWLARDFVDHGWDVRRMLREIVLSSTYRQSSVVDPRVREIDPENRLLSRAPGKRLTAEMLRDNALAVSGLLVDRVGGPPVKPYDLPLAYTPLDADKDEKLYRRSLYTFWKRTSPSPVMMTMNASRREVCMLKREVTSSPLQALVLLNGTQFIEASRMLAATLVAEHDADPQRFVPVLFRKLIGRDPGPDEADILVAAYEEQLAEYQAKPERAAELLQVGSAPNEHDLPVAPHAAATVLVNSVMNLDECLRCR from the coding sequence ATGATGCCGAATCACCAAGACAACCGCCCCGCCCGCTCATTAACGCCCCTGTTGCTCGCCTTCGTGAGCCTCGCGGGCGCCTTCCCCACGGTCGGCTTCTCGGCCGAGCCGAAGCCGCTGTCGTTCAACCTCGACGTGCGGCCGATCCTGTCGGAGAAGTGCTTCCACTGCCACGGACCCGACGAGGAGTCCCGCGGGTCGGGCCTGCGGCTCGACGTGCGGGACGAGGCGATCGACTTCGGGGCGATCACGCCGCACGAGACCGAGGAGAGCACGCTGCTCGAACGGATCGACAGCGACGACGCCGACCTGCTCATGCCGCCGCCCGCCTCCAAGCGGACGCTGACCGATAAGCAACGCGCCGTCCTCCGCCGGTGGATCGAGGAGGGCGCCGAGTACGAGGCGCACTGGTCTCTCAGCCCGCTACCAAAAGAGACCCTGGTCCCCTCGGACCGCAGCGTGTGGGCGCGGAGCGATCTCGACCACTTCGTCGAGCAGCGGCTCGAAGAGGCCGGCCTCGCGCCGAACCTCGAAGCCGATCGCGAGACCTGGCTCCGCCGAGTCACCTTTGACCTGACGGGGATGCCGCCGACCCCGGCGGAGATCGACGCTTTCCTCGACGATCAAACGGCGAAGGCGTACGAACGAGTCGTTGATCGCCTGCTTGAGAGCGACGCCCACGCCGAACGGATGGCGAGTGAATGGCTCGACGTCGCCCGCTACTCCGACTCGTACGGCTACCAGCGTGACGACAAGCGGTACGTCTGGCCGTGGCGGGACTGGGTCGTGAAGTCGTTCAAACGGAACCAACCGTACGACGAGTTCGTCACTTGGCAGTTGGCGGGCGACCTGCTGCCCGAGGCTACGCGCGAGCAGAAGCTGGCGACCGCCTTCTGTCGGCTGCATTCGCATAAGAAAGAGGGAGGGGTCGCCGTCGAGGAGTTCCGCGTCGAGAACGTGGCGGACCGCACGCACACGTTCTCCGCCGCCTTCCTCGGGCTCACGATGGAGTGCGCCCGGTGCCACGACCACAAGTACGACCCGCTCACGACCAAGGAGTACTACGAGCTGTCGTCGTTCTTCGCGAACCTGGACGAGCGTGGCCTGATCTCCTACTTCACCGACGCGACCCCCACCCCCGCGATGCCGCTCCCCTCCCCCAAGCAGGAGGAGCGACTCGAAGCGACGGCCGCGAAGCTCGCCGAAGCCGAGTCACAGCACGCCGCGGAGACGCAGCGCGCCGCCGAGCGCTTCGAGGCGTGGCTCGCCACGGCGGGGCCGGCCGACGCCAAGGTCGCCGGCCTCGTGACCCACATCCAATTCGAGGAGAACGCCGAGGAGATCCCCGAAGAGCTGCTGCACGACGAGGACACCGGCTTCGTGGCGGTCGAGAAGAAGAAGGTCAGCACGGACAAGCTGATCGCCTTCAAGAACGGCGTCGCCGAAGGCATGCCGGCGTTGGTGAGGAAGCCGAATCAGCTGATCCCCGGCCGCGATGGGCAGGCCGTTCGACTCACGGGCGACGACTCGATCGTCATCCCCAAGGTCGGGCAGATCCGCCGGCACGAGCCGCTGAGCGTCTCGATCTGGATCAAGCCGTCCGAGATCGACGAGCGCGCCGTCATCTTCCGCCGCTCGGGCGGCTGGGACGACGCCGGCAGCCGGGGCTACGCCCTCGTGAAGCGGGGCGCGCGGCTGCGGGCGAACCTGGTCCACTTCTGGCCGGGGAACGCGATCGCCGTGGAGACCGACGATCTGCTCAAGCCGGACGAATGGCGGCACATCACGTTCACGTACGACGGATCGAGCCAGGCGGCCGGCCTCAAGATCTACGTCGATGGCGAGGACGCCACCGCCCACGTCGTGCAGGACCACCTGACCCGCGACGCCAGCAACTGGCGGGGCGGCTACCTCGACCTGGCGATCGGCACACGTTACCGCGACCGCGGTTTCAAGGAGGGCGTCGTTGATGACTTCCGCGTCTACGACCGCTGCCTCAGCCCGATCGAAGTCCGCCACGCCCTCGACGAGGAGTCGCTGACCGCCGCCCTCGCGGCCGAAGAGACCTCGACGCAGCAACGCGATCAGTTGCTCGAGTACTACCTCGCGGCGATCGACGAGCCGTTGCGTTCGACCCGAGCCGCCCTGAGCGCAGCCCGTAAGGCGGCCAACGACGCGATGGACGCCATCCCCGCGATCACCGTGATGCGTGAGCAGCCCGAACCGCGCCCCGCCTACGTGCTGGAGCGGGGCGTGTACGACTCTCACGGCGAAGAGGTCACGGCCGGCACGCCGGCGTCACTCCCACCCTTCCCCGCCGACGCCTCGCGCAACCGCCTCGGCCTCGCGCAGTGGCTGCTCGACCCGGACCACCCGCTCACCGCACGGGTCGTCGTGAACCGCTACTGGCAGATGCTCTTCGGCGAGGGGCTCGTCCGCACGCCCGAAGACTTCGGCAGCCAGGGCGCCCCGCCGACGCACCCCGAGCTGCTCGACTGGCTCGCCCGCGACTTCGTCGACCACGGCTGGGACGTGCGGCGGATGCTGCGGGAGATCGTTCTCTCTTCGACGTACCGTCAGAGCTCGGTCGTTGATCCGCGGGTCCGCGAGATCGACCCCGAGAACCGCCTGCTCAGCCGCGCCCCGGGCAAACGCCTCACCGCCGAGATGCTCCGCGACAACGCCCTGGCGGTGAGCGGGCTGCTGGTCGATCGGGTCGGCGGCCCGCCGGTCAAGCCGTACGACCTGCCGCTCGCCTACACGCCGCTCGACGCGGACAAGGACGAGAAGCTCTACCGCCGCAGCCTGTACACGTTCTGGAAGCGGACGTCGCCGTCGCCGGTGATGATGACGATGAACGCCAGCCGGCGTGAGGTCTGCATGCTGAAGCGAGAAGTGACGTCGTCGCCGCTGCAGGCGCTCGTGCTGCTGAACGGCACGCAGTTCATCGAGGCGTCGCGCATGCTGGCCGCCACGCTCGTCGCCGAGCACGACGCCGACCCACAGCGGTTCGTCCCCGTGCTGTTCCGCAAGCTGATCGGCCGCGATCCCGGACCGGACGAAGCGGACATCCTGGTCGCCGCCTACGAAGAACAACTGGCCGAATACCAAGCCAAGCCGGAACGGGCCGCCGAGCTGCTCCAGGTCGGCTCGGCGCCCAACGAACACGACCTGCCGGTCGCCCCCCACGCGGCGGCGACCGTCCTGGTCAACTCGGTCATGAACCTCGACGAGTGCCTCCGATGTCGCTAG
- the eda_1 gene encoding Putative KHG/KDPG aldolase, whose translation MSDPQEVYELIGKHRVVPVVSEADVDRAMGLTDALVAGGLPIAEMTLRKPGAIEALRAVGRRDDVLAIAGTVINAQQVEAAVDAGAKMIVSPGFSPSVVERAQQLGVPICPGVCTPSELQAALAAGVDVLKFFPAGAAGGVGMLKALSAPFPQARFMPTGGVSADNLLDYLKLDAVIACGGSWMVSPKLYEDGAFDRVEQAVREAVTLAASH comes from the coding sequence ATGTCCGACCCGCAAGAGGTGTACGAACTCATCGGCAAGCATCGCGTGGTGCCGGTCGTTTCCGAGGCGGACGTCGATCGGGCGATGGGTCTGACCGACGCGTTGGTCGCGGGCGGACTGCCGATCGCCGAGATGACGCTCCGCAAGCCCGGCGCGATCGAGGCCCTGCGGGCCGTCGGCCGCCGCGACGACGTGCTCGCCATCGCCGGCACGGTGATCAACGCCCAACAGGTCGAGGCGGCCGTCGACGCCGGCGCCAAGATGATCGTCTCGCCAGGCTTCAGCCCGAGCGTCGTCGAGCGGGCGCAGCAACTCGGCGTGCCGATCTGCCCGGGCGTTTGCACGCCGAGCGAGTTGCAGGCCGCCCTCGCGGCGGGAGTCGACGTTCTGAAGTTCTTCCCCGCGGGCGCCGCGGGCGGGGTCGGCATGCTCAAGGCGCTCTCGGCCCCCTTCCCTCAGGCCCGGTTCATGCCCACCGGCGGCGTCTCCGCCGACAACCTGCTCGACTACCTGAAGCTCGACGCCGTGATCGCGTGCGGCGGCAGCTGGATGGTCTCCCCGAAACTGTACGAGGACGGCGCCTTCGACCGCGTTGAGCAGGCGGTTCGCGAAGCGGTCACGCTGGCCGCCTCACACTAA